The proteins below are encoded in one region of bacterium:
- a CDS encoding isoleucine--tRNA ligase, with product DELGRRWETLLAVRAEVIGVLEAFRAEGHNSLEATLALIPTDDSLDVLLRGYGVDALKDLFIVSGVELRPVSKKETDSPIVVEVGLAEGDKCPRCWHVEELVPGRPGEPAVCRRCAAELGVA from the coding sequence ACGACGAGCTGGGTCGGCGCTGGGAGACGCTGCTCGCCGTGCGCGCCGAGGTCATCGGGGTTTTGGAGGCTTTCCGGGCCGAGGGGCACAACTCCCTGGAAGCCACCCTCGCGCTGATCCCGACCGACGACTCCTTGGACGTGCTCCTGCGCGGTTACGGCGTGGACGCCCTGAAGGACCTCTTCATCGTGTCGGGGGTGGAGCTCCGGCCCGTTTCCAAGAAAGAAACCGACTCGCCGATAGTGGTGGAAGTCGGGCTGGCGGAGGGCGACAAGTGCCCGCGCTGCTGGCACGTCGAGGAGCTCGTGCCGGGACGGCCCGGCGAGCCCGCGGTCTGTCGCCGTTGCGCCGCTGAACTGGGGGTGGCCTGA
- the lspA gene encoding signal peptidase II — MPWPGWKSFGEKLKWRSLALWLALGALIIDQASKLVITLTIPQHHGVIIIPGFFNLVHGQNSGVVWGFMRDVPGMAYVFMVIQALVSLAMVAWLGLSRDISRLQLWGFGFILGGALGNLVDRIRLGGVVDFLDFKIGSFTWPTFNAADTWVVVGVGLVIGSLIIAEVRAKRKKP; from the coding sequence ATGCCCTGGCCGGGCTGGAAATCATTCGGGGAAAAATTGAAGTGGCGGAGCCTGGCGCTCTGGCTCGCCCTGGGGGCACTCATCATAGATCAGGCGTCCAAGCTCGTCATCACGCTGACCATTCCCCAGCATCACGGTGTGATCATCATTCCCGGCTTCTTTAACCTGGTGCACGGTCAGAACTCCGGCGTGGTTTGGGGGTTCATGCGGGACGTGCCGGGCATGGCCTACGTCTTCATGGTGATCCAAGCCCTGGTCTCCCTGGCTATGGTCGCCTGGCTCGGCCTGAGCCGGGATATCAGCAGGCTGCAGCTCTGGGGCTTCGGTTTCATCCTGGGCGGGGCACTCGGCAACCTCGTGGACCGCATCCGCTTGGGCGGCGTGGTGGATTTTCTGGACTTCAAAATCGGCAGCTTCACCTGGCCGACCTTCAACGCGGCCGACACCTGGGTGGTGGTGGGGGTCGGGCTCGTCATCGGGAGCCTCATCATCGCCGAGGTCCGCGCCAAGCGGAAAAAGCCGTAG